A stretch of Lepidochelys kempii isolate rLepKem1 chromosome 14, rLepKem1.hap2, whole genome shotgun sequence DNA encodes these proteins:
- the TEX2 gene encoding testis-expressed protein 2 isoform X3 produces MTSLNSSHAEKTDEMSSKQSAPKVQVQRSVSRDVITIHFSAFGKEEEEEEEEFKESPSDELEDQSIVTALEAKEDLCFEHGGHDFCGPATSHSMVDSASLLPSSPVILPTVNTVKPLDSSSASQVFGAVPLVPSPSSDSYHVASSSGVLSPLEQKASSSSSPLSSPSKPTVLCSASSTVSSSKPFMSLVKSLSTDVEPKEPTPPTRHRHLMKTLVKSLSTDTSKQESEAVSYKPDSKLNLHLFKQFTQPRVTGGDSKTAPSSPLTSPSDTRSFFKVPEMEAKIEDTKRRLSEVIYEPFQLLSKIMGDESSSHRPKALSSSASELSNLSNLNGHLETNNNYSIKEEECDSEGDYYGSDSTLNKSNQYKTAEEHVKDTETNNSQSVSTKDLNLKTSLVLEKCSLSALASKEDEEFCELYSEDFFLIEDESKVEKPTEPLLQAEITEEYGIALSSEDEVDLCVQQPKIPVKTLYFFTMLVYAYLILPLPSYFCGLFLGVALGFMIAICVIWLLTPSACEYHKLHKNLSKQWNTASLDIKEPEILKGWMNEIYNYDPETYHATLTHSVYVRLEGSTLRLSKPNKNISRRAIYNESKPDVTYIGQKMYELTDSKIYLVPKSLARKRIWNKKYPICIELGRQDDFMAKAQTDKENLEERSPAENLDLSSEESKKPQDGTKLIGQKDQILYLFGRTGREKEEWFRRFLLASKLKSEVKKPLSLCGNKPGFLPSHSRTNSQSGILTHSRSSSKGSGEEIMSQPKQKELAGNVRQKMLLDYNLYMAKCVPQENKSPVVSPACSADSSPTSVKKLPDIRTVAEEEEQEAWVNALVGRIFWDFLGEKYWSDLVSKKIQMKLSKIKLPYFMNELALTELDMGIAVPKILQAFKPSVDHKGLWIDLEMSYNGSFLMTLETKMNLTKLGKEPLGEALKVGEIGKEGRKRNLNNELRG; encoded by the exons ATGACAAGTCTGAACAGTAGCCATGCAGAGAAAACTGATGAAATGTCTTCAAAGCAGTCTGCCCCAAAAGTGCAGGTTCAGCGATCTGTTTCCCGAGATGTCATCACCATTCACTTCTCGGCAtttgggaaggaggaagaggaggaggaagaggagtttaAGGAGTCTCCCAGTGATGAACTGGAAGACCAAAGCATTGTAACAGCACTTGAAGCCAAGGAAGACCTCTGCTTTGAACATGGTGGCCATGATTTTTGTGGTCCAGCTACCTCACATAGCATGGTTGACTCTGCATCCCTCCTACCTTCGTCACCTGTGATTTTGCCAACCGTAAACACTGTAAAGCCATTAGATTCTTCTTCAGCATCGCAAGTATTCGGTGCAGTGCCATTAGTTCCATCGCCCTCATCTGATTCGTATCATGTAGCTAGCTCATCAGGTGTGTTGTCTCCTTTGGAACAGAAAGCCAGCTCGTCATCCTCCCCATTGTCCTCTCCATCCAAGCCAACTGTCTTGTGTAGTGCTTCATCCACTGTTTCTAGTTCAAAGCCTTTTATGAGTTTAGTTAAGTCCCTTTCAACAGATGTAGAACCAAAAGAGCCCACCCCGCCCACAAGACATAGACACTTAATGAAAACTTTAGTGAAGTCTCTGTCCACAGACACATCTAAACAAGAATCTGAAGCTGTATCCTACAAACCTGACTCTAAACTGAACTTACACCTGTTCAAACAATTCACTCAGCCTCGAGTTACAGGTGGCGATTCCAAaactgctccctcctccccattaACGTCTCCTTCAGATACtcgttctttttttaaagtacctgAAATGGAGGCTAAAATTGAAGACACTAAAAGACGCCTTTCAGAAGTCATCTATGAGCCTTTTCAACTCCTCAGCAAAATAATGGGCGACGAAAGTAGTAGCCACAGGCCCAAAGCCTTATCTTCAAGTGCTTCAGAACTCTCAAATCTTTCAAATTTAAATGGCCATTTGGAAACCAATAACAACTATAGCATTAAGGAAGAAGAATGTGATTCTGAAGGGGACTACTACGGAAGCGATTCTACTCTAAATAAAAGTAACCAGTACAAAACTGCTGAGGAACATGTGAAAGACACTGAGACTAATAACTCTCAGTCTGTAAGCACAAAGGACCTAAATTTGAAGACTTCGCTGGTACTGGAAAAATGTTCTTTGTCTGCACTGGCAAGCAAAGAGGATGAAGAGTTTTGTGAACTGTATtctgaagacttttttttaatagaggATGAAAGCAAAGTGGAAAAACCCACAGAACCTTTGCTCCAGGCAGAAATAACTGAGGAATATGGTATCGCACTCAGTAGCGAAGATGAAGTTGATTTATGTGTGCAGCAGCCTAAAATACCCGTTAAGACTTTGTACTTCTTTACAATGTTAGTCTATGCTTATCTTATACTCCCTCTCCCTAGCTACTTCTGTGGACTCTTCCTGGGAGTTGCCCTTGGATTTATGATTGCTATCTGTGTGATTTGGCTTCTTACACCAAGTGCTTGTGAATATCACAAACTACATAAAAATCTTAGCAAGCAGTGGAATACAGCATCTCTGGACATCAAGGAACCGGAAATATTGAAG GGATGGATGAATGAAATTTATAATTATGATCCAGAAACGTACCATGCTACATTGACTCATTCTGTCTACGTGCGACTTGAAGGAAGCACATTAAGACTTTCAAAAcccaataaaaatatttccagaagGGCTATTTACAATGAGTCTAAGCCTGATGTCACCTACATTGGCCAGAAAATGTATGAGCTTACGGACAGCAAG ATTTATCTGGTTCCCAAGAGTCTGGCTCGAAAACGAATTTGGAATAAAAAGTATCCTATTTGCATTGAACTTGGAAGGCAAGATGATTTTATGGCTAAGGCCCAGACTGATAAAGAGAACTTAGAAGAAAGGTCGCCAGCAGAGAACTTAGACTTAAGCAGTGAAGAATCTAAGAAACCTCAAGATGGGACAAAGCTGATTGGCCAGAAGGATCAAATACTTTATTTGTTTGGAAGAACCGGTAGGGAGAAGGAGGAATGGTTTAGGAGATTCCTTCTGGCTTCCAAGTTAAAGTCTGAAGTGAAGAAGCCTCTCAGTTTATGTGGAAACAAGCCAG GGTTCTTGCCATCACACAGTAGAACCAATAGCCAGTCTGGAATTCTTACTCACAGTCGCAGCAGTAGCAAAGGAAGCGGAGAAGAAATCATGTCTCAGCCTAAACAAAAGGAGCTGGCAGGAAACGTGCGACAGAAAATGCTTTTGGACTACAATCTATACATGGCGAAGTGTGTTCCACAAGAAAATAAAAGCCCTGTGGTTAGTCCAGCCTGTAGTGCAGACAGTAGCCCGACTTCTGTGAAAAAG TTGCCAGATATCCGAACAGTAGCTGAAGAAGAGGAACAGGAGGCATGGGTAAATGCTTTGGTTGGAAGAATATTTTGGGATTTCTTAGGAGAAAAGTACTGGTCTGATCTTGTGTCCAAGAAGATCCAAATGAAACTCAGCAAAATAAAG CTGCCATATTTCATGAATGAGCTAGCTCTAACTGAACTTGACATGGGAATAGCGGTGCCGAAGATTCTTCAAGCCTTCAAACCTTCTGTTGATCACAAAG